The segment TGAGACAGATAACTATAACAGAGTAGTAAAACGGGGTACTCCCAAACTCACTGCTTTCATAAAAAAAATTCCTGGGCAACAAGAGACCGAAAAACTAGCTAAAAAGTATGGTCTATCCGTGAGCTATATCGGAACTGATTGCACTTTACAAGAGTTATTTAAGAAAACTAAACAACTAAACACGCTTTTAAAGGAGGTGTAAACTATGCTTACAATTTTTGAACAAATAATCATTGGCCATTTAGTTGGAGACTATCTACTCCAATCAAAAAAAATGGCAATTGCTAAATCGGACAAAACTCTAAACGGCTGGCTATGGTGCTTGGCACATTGTGTAATATACACGCTATGTATTTGCCTTTTCACCGCAACAACTGAACCAATAAAAATTATTTTGATCTTTATGAGTCATTTTCCTGTTGATCACTGGTCATTGGCAGTAAAGTGGCTAAAAATAATTAAAGGCAGAACCTTCGCTAAGACAATGGAACCAAGTAACGTGCTTAATGTATTCGACTTGTCCTTTACTGCAATAGTTTATGTAGTAGTAGACAATACTATTCATATACTATTGATGTTGATTATATTCAAGTATCTTTAAAATCTGTATCTACGCCACAGTCTCTCAATAGAGGACTGTGGCTATTTTAAAATCTAGTAATCACTGACCCAAAGTGAGATTGTTTCTCAAGCACTCAGACACTAAATAAGATTTTTTTGTATCCCTTTTTTTACTTGACTGCTTAGAAATAAAGTTATAAGGTAGGGACAATTAAACTAATCGCAAATTAAAAATTCAAACGAAATGAAACGTTATGTATTCCCTGACCCTGATCATTCAAGGGGAGATAATTTTGAGGAAATATCTGAGAAAAGAAAGAATACAGTTGTAAGAATTGTAGTGCCTCAATCCGCAAAAGAAATAACAATTTTATTGAACGGATTGAAAGTAGAGTGGAAAGAAAATCCGGATGTTAAATTAACAAAAATTACTCCTGAACTTTCTGATCTATCTGTTTTGCAACTACCCTTTAGAGGACTATCCAAATATCGAAATGAAAAGATTCGATGCTGGCTTTATGACTTCGTAAAGCCACCTGCAACTATTGGTCAATTCCTAGAACAATATAAAGCCAGTAAAGATCAAAAAGTCCATATGAGCTTAAATCAATATGACAAAAATGCCCTTGAAATAGTCAGGCAGGAAATAGAGACTGAATTAGTTTTAGATCTTGATATAGAGTAAGATTTTCAGAGCCTTGTAGAGCCTTATAGATACTTGTATCTATAAGGCTCCTTTTATAAACAACACTTAAGAATAACGAAGTCTTCAGTTGACACGTCTAACTTGCCTAAGCTACCAACAGCAATTTAAAAAACTAGTTACGAGTTTAGTAGGCAGAATTTTAACTTTCTTCAAATAAGGGGTTAAAGATTATTATAGTATCCCAAAGCTTTAATGCACTTCAGCATTCTCTAGGTATAATGCTTGATTATTCTTGTACGCTTCTAAACATTTTTCTATACGAATTCCTAATAGTTTTCCTAATAGTTTTTGAGCTTCTAACAGAGGTAAAAAAGTATATTCAGAAATTTCTTCCTCTTGCAATGTTATAGCATGTATCTGTTGTTGGGTTAGTATCCCACCATAAAATAAAAATTGAAGACTCTCACCTTTTTCAGAATTATTTTGATAATCCACGCACATAAATCGAACATCAAGAATATCAAGTCCTATTTCTTCTTTAATCTCACGTATACAGGCTCGACGTGGTGATTCATTTTCATCTACGGAGCCTCCTGGCACAGTCCAATAATCCTTGTATGGTGATTTTGTTAATAATATTTCGTTATGCTCGTTTAACAAAATAATACCTGAACCCATTCTTTTTTTAGGAAGATTAGAATATTCTAAATCAGATTTCATATTTTTTTATATTATTTATTAGAGAGATTAGAAGCTACTTTCAAAATTTCTATAACCACTTGATTAATATCTTTATTTGTATCAATAACTATCGCATTCATTTTTTTAATATTATTTTCCCATTCATCTTTTGATGTAAGTATCCATTCTTGAATTTCAGTAGTTTTACCAAAGTCATTTGAAGTTCGAGAGGATAATCGCTGAAGAATAACTTCGTCATTGGCT is part of the Candidatus Falkowbacteria bacterium genome and harbors:
- a CDS encoding NUDIX hydrolase — translated: MKSDLEYSNLPKKRMGSGIILLNEHNEILLTKSPYKDYWTVPGGSVDENESPRRACIREIKEEIGLDILDVRFMCVDYQNNSEKGESLQFLFYGGILTQQQIHAITLQEEEISEYTFLPLLEAQKLLGKLLGIRIEKCLEAYKNNQALYLENAEVH
- a CDS encoding DUF3307 domain-containing protein, coding for MLTIFEQIIIGHLVGDYLLQSKKMAIAKSDKTLNGWLWCLAHCVIYTLCICLFTATTEPIKIILIFMSHFPVDHWSLAVKWLKIIKGRTFAKTMEPSNVLNVFDLSFTAIVYVVVDNTIHILLMLIIFKYL